Proteins found in one Triticum urartu cultivar G1812 chromosome 4, Tu2.1, whole genome shotgun sequence genomic segment:
- the LOC125551407 gene encoding 14-3-3-like protein GF14-D, producing MSPAEQTRDESVYMAKLAEQAERYEEMVEFMERVAKATGGAGPGEELSVEERNLLSVAYKNVIGARRASWRIISSIEQKEEGRGNDAHAATIRSYRSKIEAELAKICDGILALLDSHLVPSAGAAESKVFYLKMKGDYHRYLAEFKSGGERKEAAESTMNAYKAAQDIALVDLAPTHPIRLGLALNFSVFYYEILNSPDRACNLAKQAFDEAISELDSLGEESYKDSTLIMQLLRDNLTLWTSDTNEDDVDEIKEAPAPKESGDGQ from the exons GCGCTACGAGGAGATGGTGGAGTTCATGGAGCGCGTCGCGAAGGCCACCGGCGGGGCAGGGCCCGGGGAGGAGCTATCCGTCGAGGAGCGCAACCTGCTCTCTGTGGCTTACAAGAATGTCATCGGGGCCCGGCGCGCGTCCTGGAGGATCATCTCCTCCATCGAGCAGAAGGAGGAAGGTCGGGGCAACGACGCGCACGCCGCTACCATCCGCTCCTACCGCAGCAAGATCGAGGCCGAGCTCGCAAAGATCTGCGACGGCATCCTCGCCCTGCTTGATTCCCACCTCGTGCCATCCGCCGGAGCTGCCGAGTCCAAAGTCTTCTATCTCAAGATGAAGGGCGACTACCACAG GTACCTTGCAGAGTTTAAGTCTGGTGGGGAGAGGAAGGAAGCCGCTGAGAGCACCATGAACGCGTACAAAGCTGCTCAG GATATCGCCCTAGTAGATTTGGCTCCAACACACCCCATCAGGCTTGGGCTTGCACTCAACTTTTCTGTGTTCTACTATGAGATCTTGAACTCCCCTGACCGTGCCTGCAACCTTGCAAAACAA GCCTTTGACGAGGCTATATCAGAGCTGGACAGTTTAGGCGAGGAATCCTACAAGGACAGCACTTTAATCATGCAGCTCCTGCGTGACAATTTGACTCTATGGACATCCGACACCAAT GAGGATGACGTTGATGAGATTAAGGAAGCCCCAGCTCCAAAAGAATCTGGAGACGGACAGTGA